In Neofelis nebulosa isolate mNeoNeb1 chromosome 7, mNeoNeb1.pri, whole genome shotgun sequence, the following proteins share a genomic window:
- the SORD gene encoding sorbitol dehydrogenase, with protein sequence MAAAKPENLSLVVHGPGDLRLENYPIPEPGPNEVLLRMHSVGICGSDVHYWQHGRIGDFIVKKPMVLGHEASGTVVKVGSLVKHLKPGDRVAIEPGALREMDEFCKIGRYNLSPSIFFCATPPDDGNLCRFYKHNADFCYKLPDNVTFEEGALIEPLSVGIHACRRAGITLGNKVFVCGAGPIGLVTLIVAKAMGAAQVVVTDLSATRLSKAKEVGADFVLQISKESPKEIASKVEDLLGCKPEVTIECSGVELSIQAGIYATRSGGTLVLVGLGSEMTTVPLVHAATREVDIKGVFRYCNTWPMAISMLASKSVNVKPLVTHRFPLEKALEAFETSRKGLGLKVMLKCDPNDQNP encoded by the exons gaGAACTATCCGATCCCTGAACCAGGACCAAATG AAGTGCTGCTGAGGATGCATTCCGTTGGAATCTGCGGCTCAGATGTCCACTACTGGCAGCATGGTCGAATTGGGGATTTTATTGTGAAGAAGCCAATGGTGCTGGGGCATGAAGCTTCAGGAACAGTTGTAAAAGTGGGATCATTGGTAAAGCACCTAAAGCCAG GGGATCGTGTTGCCATCGAGCCAGGTGCTCTGcgagaaatggatgaattctgCAAGATTGGCCGATACAATCTGTCGCCATCCATCTTCTTCTGTGCCACGCCCCCTGATGACGGGAACCTCTGCCGGTTCTATAAGCACAACGCTGACTTCTGCTACAA GCTTCCTGACAATGTCACCTTCGAGGAAGGGGCCCTGATTGAGCCACTGTCTGTGGGGATCCATGCCTGCAGGCGAGCTGGAATCACCCTGGGGAACAAGGTCTTTGTGTGTGGAGCTG GGCCAATTGGACTGGTCACTTTGATCGTGGCCAAGGCAATGGGTGCAGCCCAAGTGGTGGTGACTG ATCTGTCTGCCACTCGGTTGTCTAAAGCCAAGGAAGTTGGGGCTGATTTCGTCCTCCAGATATCCAAGGAGAGCCCTAAAGAAATTGCCAGTAAAGTGGAAGATCTGCTGGGGTGCAAGCCAGAAGTTACCATCGAGTGCTCGGGGGTGGAGCTGTCCATCCAGGCGGGCATCTAT GCCACTCGTTCTGGTGGGACCCTGGTGCTCGTAGGACTGGGCTCTGAGATGACCACTGTGCCCCTCGTGCACGCAGCCACCCGGGAGGTGGATATCAAGGGCGTGTTTCGATATTGCAACAC GTGGCCGATGGCGATTTCAATGCTTGCATCCAAGTCTGTGAATGTAAAGCCCTTAGTCACCCATAGGTTTCCTCTGGAGAAAGCTCTGGAAGCCTTTGAAACATCCAGAAAGGGATTGGGGTTGAAAGTCATGCTTAAGTGTGACCCCAATGACCAGAATCCCTAA